The region GGTAATACAGTCGTACAACAAAGAAAGAGAACTAAATGAATTAAAATCTCGGTTTGTAAGTACAGCCTCGCACGAGTTTCGTACACCACTGGCTACCATCTTGTCATCAGTATCGCTTATTGGGAAATATAATGAACCGAATGATGAGGAGAAACGAAAGAAACATATTAACAGGATTAAATTATCCGTTACACACCTCACCGAGATATTGAATAATTTCTTATCGTTAGGCAAACTGGAGGAAGGTATAGTTCGCAATAACCCCGAACCTATGATTTTGGATCAGTTTATCAAATCACTGGTCGATGATAATAGAACTTTACTTAAAGAAGGACAGGTGGTGAAGTATAAACATATTAAAGGTGATACCGCCATTCACTTAGATAAATATTTATTTCACAGTATACTGCTCAATTTAATTTCTAATGCAATAAAATATTCTCCTGAAAATAAACCCATTCATATAACTACAGAAATAGTGGACGACAAACTAACTTTAAGTGTAAGAGACGAGGGCATGGGTATTCCTTCATCGGATTTGGAAAATCTTTTTGACAGATTCTTTAGAGCAAAGAATGTCGAAAATATCCAAGGAACCGGTTTGGGTCTCAATATTGTAAAAAAGTATGCAGAAATTATGAACGCAGAAATTATTTTGGAATCTACCGAGGGCGTGGGCACCACATTTCAAATAGAATTTTCATTAATATGACAAGCATCATTAATTAATACTGATTTTTAACCTAGAAATAAATAAGAAGAAGTCTATACTTTTGAACTTTAAATAATGACCATGAATAAAACAATATTACTCATAGAGGACAATGCTGATATGAGGGACAACATATCAGAGATTTTAGAACTTGCAAAATATAAAGTTCACTCGGCACCCAATGGTAAAGAAGGTGTTCGAATGGCACAAAGTATAAAACCTGATTTAATTATCTGTGATATCATGATGCCGGAGCTGGATGGATATGGAGTATTGCATATGCTAGGCAAAGACCCTGCAACTGCAACTATTCCATTTATTTTCCTCACGGCTAAGTCGGAGAAGACTGATTACCGCAAGGGTATGGGTTTAGGTGCCGATGATTATATTACTAAGCCATTTGACGATACCGAACTTTTGGACGCAGTTGAAATTCGACTTAAAAAATTTGATATCATAAAAACAGAATATTCAAAGACAGCGGAAGGGTTTGGTGAATTTATTGATAACGTGAGGGGATTAGAAGAGTTGAAAAAATTATCGGAGGAAAGTAAACCCAAGCAGTATTCAAAAAAGGAAGTTATATATATGGAGGGTAGTATGCCTAATAGGATATATTTTATTACCAAAGGGAAAATTAAAACTTATAAGGTAAACGAAGATGGCAAAGAATATATAGTATCATTATATAATGAAGGAGATTTCTTTGGATATATTCCCTTGCTAGAGAATATGCCTTATACCGACTCGGCAATGCCAATGGAAGATTCGGAACTGGTGGTAATATATAAGGATGATTTTTTTGCCTTATTGCTCAATAATAGAGATGTGGCTTTGAAGTTCATCAAAATGCTTTCAAATGATGTAACGGAAAAAGAAGAAAGGTTAATTCGCTTGGCCTATAATTCAGTGAGAAAAAGAGTGGCAGATGCATTAGTGGCCTTGCACGACCGATATGCAAAAGATAAAACAGGTGTGTTCAGCATGGAAATATTGCGTGAGGATTTAGCCAATATGGTAGGCACTTCTACCGAAAGTGTGATAAGAACTTTATCTGATTTTAGAGAAGAAAAAATAGTAGAAATTAAAGGAAGCACGATTACGTTTTTAAATATGGATAAAATTAAAAAAATGCGTAATTAGTTTAGTTTTAAACCGTCCCCAATAACTAATCCTGATCGTGTTCGGCTGTCAAATTTAAAACCATAACTTTAGTATATAAGTGAGCACTACAGAAACCAATACACAAGAACCCCAAAGCAATACATCATTATCAGATATTGAGCAAAAACTTGCTTTACTCATT is a window of Bacteroidota bacterium DNA encoding:
- a CDS encoding PAS domain-containing sensor histidine kinase — translated: MSENFKSGKIKSMLHALFEYANEGIIVSDKNGNIVIANPTTEKQFGYEVEMLIDKSIEDLVPESVSNHQLKHEQEILESPHPRAMGKGIDLYGHRKNGSKFPIEISVSLFKTSEGEYLMYFIVDITERKKQELEIKRAQEEIIQLNVDLEKRVKERTKELGDAIEELARTKAEVIQSYNKERELNELKSRFVSTASHEFRTPLATILSSVSLIGKYNEPNDEEKRKKHINRIKLSVTHLTEILNNFLSLGKLEEGIVRNNPEPMILDQFIKSLVDDNRTLLKEGQVVKYKHIKGDTAIHLDKYLFHSILLNLISNAIKYSPENKPIHITTEIVDDKLTLSVRDEGMGIPSSDLENLFDRFFRAKNVENIQGTGLGLNIVKKYAEIMNAEIILESTEGVGTTFQIEFSLI
- a CDS encoding response regulator: MNKTILLIEDNADMRDNISEILELAKYKVHSAPNGKEGVRMAQSIKPDLIICDIMMPELDGYGVLHMLGKDPATATIPFIFLTAKSEKTDYRKGMGLGADDYITKPFDDTELLDAVEIRLKKFDIIKTEYSKTAEGFGEFIDNVRGLEELKKLSEESKPKQYSKKEVIYMEGSMPNRIYFITKGKIKTYKVNEDGKEYIVSLYNEGDFFGYIPLLENMPYTDSAMPMEDSELVVIYKDDFFALLLNNRDVALKFIKMLSNDVTEKEERLIRLAYNSVRKRVADALVALHDRYAKDKTGVFSMEILREDLANMVGTSTESVIRTLSDFREEKIVEIKGSTITFLNMDKIKKMRN